The following proteins come from a genomic window of Varunaivibrio sulfuroxidans:
- a CDS encoding ABC transporter permease subunit yields MLKFLLSKLAMVVPTFFGVTVVSFAFIRLIPGDPIELLAGERGVSAALHAQLMAQYGFDKPLWVQYFTYIGHLFHGDLGMSIVTRRPVIHEFFTLFPATLELSICAIVFAAAIGLPAGMIAGVKRGSAFDHSVMGVSLVGYSMPIFWSGLLMIILFSSILGWTPVSGRISAMYYFEPVTGFMLIDSLLSGEPGAFTSVVRHLILPTIVLGTIPLAVIARQTRSAMLEVLGEDYVRTARAKGLSPMRVIAVHALRNAMIPVITTIGLQIGVLMAGAILTETIFSWPGIGKWMVDSIFRRDYPSVQGGLLLIAGIVMIVNLIVDLLYGLINPRIRHNE; encoded by the coding sequence ATGTTAAAATTCTTACTCTCCAAGCTGGCGATGGTGGTGCCGACGTTCTTCGGGGTCACCGTGGTTTCGTTCGCCTTCATCCGCCTGATCCCCGGCGATCCGATCGAATTGCTGGCCGGCGAGAGGGGCGTTTCCGCCGCCCTGCACGCCCAATTGATGGCGCAATACGGGTTCGATAAGCCTCTGTGGGTCCAATATTTCACCTATATCGGTCATTTGTTTCACGGCGACCTGGGGATGTCGATCGTCACCCGACGCCCCGTTATTCATGAATTTTTCACCCTGTTCCCGGCGACCCTGGAACTGTCGATCTGCGCGATTGTCTTCGCCGCCGCGATCGGCCTTCCGGCGGGCATGATCGCCGGGGTCAAGCGCGGCTCCGCCTTCGATCATTCGGTGATGGGGGTCTCGCTGGTCGGCTACTCGATGCCGATTTTCTGGTCCGGGCTTTTGATGATCATCCTGTTTTCCTCGATCCTCGGTTGGACCCCCGTTTCCGGACGTATCTCGGCGATGTATTATTTCGAACCGGTGACCGGCTTCATGCTCATCGACAGTCTGTTGTCGGGCGAACCGGGGGCGTTCACCTCCGTCGTGCGCCATTTGATTTTACCGACCATCGTGCTGGGCACCATCCCGCTGGCGGTGATCGCGCGCCAGACGCGCTCGGCCATGCTCGAAGTCCTCGGTGAGGATTACGTACGCACCGCCCGCGCCAAGGGACTGTCGCCGATGCGCGTGATCGCCGTGCACGCCCTGCGCAACGCCATGATCCCGGTCATCACCACGATCGGCCTGCAAATCGGCGTCCTGATGGCCGGCGCGATCCTGACCGAGACCATTTTTTCCTGGCCGGGAATCGGCAAATGGATGGTCGATTCCATTTTCCGGCGCGACTATCCGTCCGTGCAGGGCGGCCTGTTGCTGATCGCGGGCATCGTCATGATCGTCAATCTAATCGTCGATCTATTGTACGGCCTGATCAACCCGCGCATTCGCCATAACGAGTAA